The genomic interval GGAGGGTGTAAATTTTATGccgaatattttttttgatagacCCAATATACAGTTTTAGGGAGTAACATATGTATGGTATGCATGGTATTTGGATTGTGTTTTTctagataaaagattatctaagtttttatagctatttaatggtacaAATGATGAAATTCACTACTATAGAAGTGaagtctattttagaaatgcaATATGATGAATTTATATAGACTTTTTGTAAGTAGGAGTTAAAAAAACGTACGTGCAAAAACTGATAAATAATAATGGGTTCATGTTGCGCTCCCTATGTCCATATGTCACCAGCTTTATTGTCGGTTGCCATATGTGTTAGCTCATGCCCAGAGAAATGTGATTGTTTTGTTCTTGGTTGAGATATACTTCCCAGTGATAGCCAACTCCAAAGCTTCTTTGTTTAGTGCTAAAATaggaaatttaatgttaaCATGTCGCCTGAGTTTATAATGGCTTCTCTGTCAGAGCATTTACAATACAATGACTATGATGGTTTTTATAGAATCAAATGAATTGTCACATAGGATAAAggatgatgtgacaagtgagTTAATAAAGATCGAGAAAGAAATCATGTCTTAAGAAATCATGTCTTACATGAGACATGGTCTCTACATAACATTCCAGACATTATGAGAGATgggtaacattaaatttatatataaattagtagtatttGAATGGTAAGAGTGATGTTTGGTACTAGTTTCTTTATGACACAGAGCGCATAGAAACATAACAAGTGTCTTGCATAAGAATTGCTCTCAGGTTATGTTAACTTAAGGACTTTCGGTCAATGTTCATATTGTCTAAGAAAATTGTCTATGTGTgtgaatatatacataatcaACACCACAAACATTTGTCATCATGGTGCGCCGCCATTGAGGTGATATGCACATCTTCATGTGCTGTTAGATGATTCCACTCCATCGTCGCAAAAAAGTCTAAAGCCCCAGCATCGGTTCCCTGGCACCAAAGATAGAACGGTTAGGATGGACTTCACCCCTCCTTAcataaactttcatatattagagtttctctaaattaaaaatcatcttactaattatagaatttttatatgttagaAATTGCACTTTCAATTAGAAACAAGAcaaaaactttctatatattatagactttatataaaaagacaaatatataaatttatcgaTTACAAActttctataaatatgcacTACATACCTTTTGAATCACAGTCTATTCATACCACCAGTGTGGCTAGTGCAGCAGTATAAAATGCTACGAAACACTGTTAGAACATCAACAACGGCGCCAATACAATGGATTTTGCGTTCATCATCACGTCGCAACCGCACTCATCGTCAAATCGATAAAGACTCTGCACCACTATTATCAGACACCTAAACAACCAAATTACTAACAATAACATCAAAGATAAACATGTAATAAATAGGAATAAATATTTGGGGTTCTATAAACATTGGGTTGACATCATcattttatatgaattaaaTAATTTCCTTGATttgtcaaataatatattattataaaatattttttaatcactgAAGGACATGTGCACCTCCTGATAATAACAAATGAGAAACAACCAGTGAAACATCActaataatttcattttgttaaaagctacatgatatatatttttaaccgaAAAGAACTAATGTTATCAATATTTGCTATGTATTGTACaatcaattaatatttaatttaaatattttttatgtaacaCAAGGAGagacaataaaatttatttttaaactcataaaaatatatacttcaaATTATGTATCGTTTTAGAGTTGCACAATTGTTTTGCTcgtttgatatatacaaatgtcaatattttttttattataaggAGACAAAAAAACTGTATGGGTTATGACCCTATAAGATAACTTTCATTAAACTTAACTttacaaactttaaattttgtgcTAATATTAGATTATTTAAATAACTTCTTTAATTAAATTTCTCCTTTCaatgtttaaatttgatcGTGTAATGATTCTGAAACAAGTGTATCAATTTGCCGTgcaatttttctaaaattacttTACAAACTTAAAACCTTACAATTATAATGTATGTCAAGCTATAATTAACTATGTAAAATTACAACACACATTACTAACGGGGAATTCActgctattttattatttagataatcCTATTAACAAACGCTTGTTAGATAAGCTTGATTTATACAATTgcttttaaaatagtttatgataACACATTTGTATTACTTAATTAAGCCATAAAATTAATACAAAAGTATATATGTCGATCAACGTAGGGATCGAAAATGTCCATAATACAAAAGTAGATGGAAGGCGCAAAAATGGCGTATGACCAAaatccccctcctccctcaaTCCTCTCCGTCTCGTGGTCTCCCCTTCCTCCGATCTGCGCCGCCACCAGCCGGAGCTCCTCGCGCGCGCTGCCGCCAGCGAGAACGCAACGCACGCGTGCGTCGGTCAGGTGGCCACGGTGCTGACGCCATCCTCTCCTCTccagctctcctctccttcccgACTCTGCCCGAGCCTCCATCTCGCTGTGCAGTATTGCccgggcggcgaggagggttTTGGAGCCAGGGCCGCGCGCCGAACTCCGCCCCACCTGCCTCCATCCTTGGCCCGGATCGAATCGGTATACCTCGTTGTTTCCTTTCCTCTCCCACACCCTTCCTTCcgacgacgaggcgacgaGTTTTTCCTTCTTCTGGACTCGAGTGATTTCTGAGCATAAGGGGGGCCGGCCAACTCAACTAGTCTACTATGGAGTCAGTGGAGCTAGAGTGCGGCGACATCTCTGCTTCCCAGGAAGAACTCCTCGCCCGCTCCTCCTTCCTCAATGGCGGTGACGATGATGAGGTCTTCAGCACGCCTCCCACAACTCAAGAGGACGCCATCACCATGTGCACCCTCCCCTTCACCCAGTCCCCAgcaccatcaccatcaccaGCTCCAGCTCCTGAACCTGAACCTGCAGCCACTCCTCGCACCATCCCTGTGTGCAGCAGTTCCTCGGAGGATGGCGGCCAAGACGATGAGATGGGCGACGCCGTCAAGCAGCGGCGCAGGCTCGGGGTTTGCAAGAGAAAGGTGAGGGGTGCCCGGATCAGGACCCCAACGCCAAGCCCTAatcgcgccgccgctgaagTGGAGGAGCACAGGAACGATGATCCTCTACACAAGGCGGTTCTCATGATTCCCACGAGGGATTGCACTCCTGGCATCATTCCTGTCGACCTGCTCGCCCTTGCTCGCCAGCGAGGCCTCTTCTAGCCTGACGAGTGACGACGCTGCTGATGGACCGTGCTATGCCATTTGCCAGCCATTCGACTACTGAATTCTGGGGTCAGGTCACACTATCTCCTTCCCCAGTTTATCTTTGCCTTTGAGGGCTCAACTTTCTTTACTTGTCAAATTATACCAAAGGCACTGAGTTGGTCTAAATGTAACGAGGCTGTCAGGATTTCTGAATTTCACCGCTTTGGCTGTTCAGTAGTGTAGTTACATGGACAATCAGATGATTCAGATTTGCTTTGGTCATTCAGTCATGAATCATACGAACTTGCCCAATGCCCACAAATATCATTGGTGAATGGTGATACATTATCCAATGCGTTGGAGTCTTGGAGACTTCTTGTGCTTCCTTGCGCTGCACTTACCATTTCACATTTTCACTATCACAGTACTCGTGCAGCTTGGTAGTGTTTCTGTTGTCTTGTGCACCTAGACATGAGCTTGTTTCAGACTTTGTTAGTGCATAAGAAACTGAGAACAGCTATGACAGAGCAAAATAGCAAATACATGGTCCAGAGCATTATTgtttctgttttttgtttgtacgCAAGTTAATGCATTCCTGGCGGCTgcattttgtatttatttgcTCTGTTTTTTCTCGAGTTGGTCAACAAATCCTTTCAGGTCAAGAAGGATCGACATTCTCATTCGGGCTAAGAACTAAGAAGGATTGACGCCAGGACAATAGAGAATTTGACAAAATAGGGAACCTTGCACCCTTGTACTGTACATGTATTTACCACATTTTCATTGTGTATTTCTTCTGCTTGTTTTTGTGATCACTGTATACTCTTCCATCGTGATGTGCTGTGTTCAAGCTATGTTAATATGTTATGGTTGAATTTGATATATCATCATAGAACCAGTGTACATAATGAGATGCCATTATTCTGGGTGATTAGAtgctttttatctttttagcCTAACCGGTCTGGCCGATGACATGCTGAAACATCATATATGACCGAGGCTGCGTTCGGGAGGAGTTTGGAAGAGGGTCAGttatattagtacataattaattaattattaattataaaaaataaaatagattaatatgattttttaaaacaatttttctataaaaaaattttgtaaaaaatatattgtttagcagtttgcaAAACATGTGCGTGAAAAATGAGACAATTTGTATAAGTTACCTatcagccgaacgcggcctgatTATTTTGGACAATCTCGGCCCATAAACATGAATAGGCCAGATCTCGGCCCACCAGAATCCTCACCGTGCGACCAATaaaaagtgcaccaacagcggTCAAATGTTCCGGTGCATTGCAAGTGCTACACCCAGCTCCTATGACACCACGGCCCCACCTCCGCCCGGCCCCACACGCACAGTGAATCCGGGATAAGCACGTCGCTGCCACTGTAACAGTGCTCTAACGGCGTTAGTTCTAcgcgcagcagcagaagcgacaagcaagcaagcacagTGATCTCCAGCCGTCGGATCGTTCACGTACGGCCCGATGCGCCCCCTCACCCCtccaaaaaaccaaaatggACCGGCCAGTCCTCGACGCGATGCGTGGGGCCCACCGCTAGAACCGGGAAGTGGGAGCGCACAGGGGACACCACGCCCCCCGttgatgacatgtgggcccaacACGCCAGTAGGCCTCGAAATGGGCTTGTCTGTATTCCCGAAACAGAAACTGCGAGGTGGGCCCGGGGGAGGAGACCcttccttttccctctctgaTATCAAGTACGCACCGAACCAACATTACAAAACCCACTTCTTCCTCTCGTTCGCTtctctgctctctctctctctctctctctctgcggGCGATCGCGAGGAAGGAATCCAATggcgcacgcggcgcggcCATTGGGTGGGCAGCCGCGGAACCCTAGCCCCGCGCCGGCTCGgctgcgggcggcggcggaggatgcTGGCCTCCGCGACGCGCCACCGAGGGCTGCGAAGAAGGTAGGTGATCGACGCCGTATTTCCGTACCGGCGGACTCtgctttttcttttgcttcgcccccccccccccccccccccccgcgcaTTTCTGGCGATCGTGGTTGCTTAGGGTTTTGTACAGGCGGGGTTTTGCGGCGTGGGATGGAACGGGTGGGAGTTTGCACTTGGTGCCTTCGCCGTTGTACTCGTCGTGTGGGGTTTTGTGTGCTACGTGCCGCTTGCTCTAGATGGGCCTCGTTAGCGATCGACGGGTTCGCGCTCTTCTTAGTTCATGGTTACTTGTAACTCATTGGGTGCATCGGTTTTGTGTCGTGAGAGAAAGGAGGGTTTTTCTTGGGGGAGAGCATGCATGGATTATTCGAGAGCTAGGTTTAATTACTGTTTGGTTACATGTGTTTTGCTGAAACCCATGTGGCTTGGGAGGATAACTGAACTGTCATCTTACTCTGTTCTAATCGTCGCGCAATGTCAGCTACTTAGTACCACCTCCGTTCCAAATTATAAAGAtcctagaattttttttttggagagattaagGTTTAAGGGAAAAGATCATGATGGCCCTTATTGAACTCTAAATccattatattttgggacaaaattTGGATGGCAGGATCcgttatattttgagataacTAGCACCCGGTGCTTCACCATGTCTGTCCTTGTTTGATCTAAGATAGGGGGTTCTTATGTTGatcatttcttttttgatatattttgcTGATCATTGGAGCTACGATGGATGTGCGTTTACAGCATTACTACACATGGCACCtatatgattgattttttttttaacatttgtaTGATTATGctcttgcatgtttgtgtgttTGCTGCCTACGAAGCATATGCATATGTAATAGCTGCCTACGAAGCCAAATTCCACACTTGGATTACGATAAATAAAGTCCATCCTTATATTGGCTTCCCCCGTCTCTGGCCATTCTTGTAATTTCGTTGCATGGGAAACCTGGTACTAGGGCCTTATAACATGTCGAAATGGCTCCAACAAGCCCTAATCCATGTGGTCAAAGGTGAGATGCTCGCTTGGAGTTTTGTGGGAGCatttatttagattatttCATTCTTGGTACTCTCGGTACTTCTATAGCGTGCTGTTGGGCCTTTCAGCCATTTTATTTTGTCCTTTTCctcattttttaatcatttgttcTTTATACTGTGGTCCTACTTAATTGAAATTACGGTACCCTCCTGATGTTActtcaagaaaagaaattacaCCTTTATCAGATTATGTTTactatcatttgttttgttaactGTTGCAGGATACGGCTTGTCCAACTTGTGGTGATAGAATTGGTTCAGAGAATGTAATACGTTGTCAGTGCAAGAAATCTCCAGAGCATGAGTATGCCCCTTTGTTATGTAGTTTGTGCGTATATAGTTATCTTAAAAGAAGAAAGCATAGTTTCTAACATACTCAGCaaatctgctgctgctttagttaaaaaataaagcctTGTTTCTACTCCTTTGTCAACATTTTACCTAAAGATCTTTTTTAGAAGCTTGCCATTTACCATTGTGGTTTGCATTTCTATCCGCAAGGATAATGCTGAAGTGTTTCTTCCCAATCTTTTATGtgttctattttctttttggtgcCAAAACTTTATTACAATTTATTGAAAGAGtccaaactccaaatttttcataatatcATGTTAGCTTGTCTGTTTACCTGCATAAATGTTCATAGATTGAGAAATTTAACCTAAAGTCCTAAATCCACCAGCACATCTTTTAAATGTCGGTAATAGGGGACATATGTACCATACAGACTTTAAACATTAACCATCATATGTTAGATGAACGAATGGATCAAAGTTTTGATGGATTTAAGGGTCATGTGTTGGATAAACTTCTTAGTAATGTGCTTAGTTGTTGGGGTGTTACTTATCAGAATATCATTGCTCCACTAGTCAAGGCATgccattcattcatttttcaCCCAATACTAATTGGCTATGCGAGGGCTTGCATGATTACAAATAGCTATTGGCTTGCATTAGACCCCTTAAGCATATCTTATTTGTTCTTGCACATGCATGTACATGGATCATAATGACCCAAAGAAATCTGATAATAATAGTTGCAAATGTGAATTTAATTGAGTTACGTGTAACAGTATGAGTCTGTATGAGCCGATTTATAACTTGATGCCTGTCCATTTTctacatagaaaacaaattaattgataTCGAGTCAGTGTTGCAGCATTAAAATGAGTGGCGTACAATTCCATGTGATCTGATTTATAACATGGTACTCTGTTAATTTTCTacacacaaaaaattaattcacATCTGATATCAAGTCAATGTTGAAACATTAGGATGAGATTTGAGATGAGAATAACAAACATGTGTCTATACTTTTGCATAGTATATCGGTTGAAGGTTTGGCATGTTAATTTGTGTCATATTTTGGGGGGCACATTACTGTGTGGTTTGGTATATTGGTTTGCATAGTATACCattgaatacatatatactagGCTACTAGCTTCCTTCTTTTGTATGACTTGCTATTTCCCATAAAAGTGGATTCGTTCATTACTACAGCACTATGGAATCCTTTCTGTTACCTTGATTGCATTCAAAAGTCATGCACCTTTTCTATACATGGTAAATTTTTCTGTTTATGTGTTAATTCTAGCCCTGTTGGTTTTACAATTAATAGTAATATTTTTGCTGTTCTGGGCCATCTTAGAAAGCATGAAGTCTATCATGCCAATGATGCAATGCTTGAGGCAAAGGGATTTTCAAGGCCAAATTCTTCACGTAAGAAGAGGATGCACAAATCTCCTGGCGGTACATATTCAAAACCTGATGCAAGAGTAAAGATAATTCCTGCAGAAGAAATTACATACGTACGGCATGGAAAACTATATGGTAAAACTGTTGGCTCAGCTGGATTACAGAAAAGGCATTGTAGACGAAGTGTCACCCCCCCTCCAAGTTCACGGAAGGTGTCTCTTGTGACACCTACAGTGGCCAATCAGAAACCTACAACACCAGTCTCGCCTGCTGCTTCATGTATCTCTTGGCCTGAGAGAGCTGAAAATGGTCACTCAGTTGCTACACCATGTCTCTCTCCTAACTGGACTGGGACAACTGAGAATTGTCGATCACTTGATACCGCATGTATCTCTCCTAACTGGCCTGGGACAGCTGAAAATGGTCACTCGCTTGTTGGTGGCTATATGACAAATTCCCTTACAACACAAATAGCCTCTCTTTTAAAGCGTCCATCACCAATCTGTAGGGCAGTTCTTTCACAGCCTTCTGGGACATCTCTTAGAACTGAAGCTACTGCTCCCAAGAATCTTAGCAGATCAGATAGTAGAGAAGCATTTGTCAAGAGTTGCAGTTCACGTGCTTTGCATTGTCGAGGCCAGAGCAGCACAGTACCTCCATCTGGTTTGCAAAAGGAGGCTGTGATAAATCCTCTCTCTTCTAGTCCTGCACATGTGCTTGCTGCACATTCAACTATAGTTTCTCCTGGTACAAATGCAGAACCTTCTACGGAGAGTTTTTGCGCACCTGGCAATGAGAACTCCCCTACGAACTGTAATTTGGGCACATTACAATGTCAAGGCACAAGAACTGCTGTGGCTCCTTCGGTGCAAAAAACACTAACCATGGAACCTGTACCAAGCCCGAAATCTGTGCTTAGTGAAAAGCCCAATGAGGCATGTCCTGATACTGCTTCAAGGCCTCCTTCTAgaccaaatttatttgatgGAAAATGCATGTTAGGCTCACTGCAAAGTGAAGCAATCATTCCTCCAACACAGAGTCCACAGTCTACATCTCATGCACGATGTGTTGAATTGTCTGAGGATTTTGAAGCAGTTCCATCTACTAAGAGCCATATCAGTactgaaaaacaaacaaaccagGAGACACCAATCACTTGTAATGTATCTTCGGGTACGGTGTGGACCCTGACAGTAATCTCTTCTATTCTTTCATCTGCATATTGAAAATAGCTGGCATgaatataattatgcttattgaattttgaaaaGGTGAAAAAATGTGAAAGCAGTGATACTAAGTTTTAGCAGTGATCATGCTTATTTACCTTGTTGATATTTATTGATGAAAAACCTTTTTTGAGAACTGACTGTAGTAGCATTGGTATTGGCAAACAGATACCCCAGTAATTTTACATACAAAGCTGCACAAGAAGCATTACCAACCAGAAGCCTGCTGGAAGTAAGTGATCTGCCTCATGcattagaatatattttaactgttgctagaatttattttatcgCACTATATTACCAGTTACATGCTTTGAATATATCATACAAACTGGACAAGCTGTAGCTACcatattgtataaaaaaaggtTTTGGGATCAATTACAAAACTCAAAGTTTTCAGAAGctgatatcaaattttaaatgctAATGGATGAAATTGTCATAGagaacattgtttttttattccacTTGTGTATAAGCCTTGAATCTTGTCTGCTACACGATGAAGCTATCGGCAATATGGTTGATTAGCAGAGTATTGGCAGAGTTATTACAGAACAATATGGAGCTTTATTGTCTCAGTGATCATGTGGCAAGCTATATATCACAGAACAATTTTCACGTGTATGCTGCTTCTGTTTGTGGAATTATTATGCAATTTGGAAGTGTTGAACTTTTATAGGTGTTGAAGTTAAGTTATGATTCCATCTGTGAGCTTTTGCTATTTTAGTATATTTGCGTTTTTAAAAGTTACATTGAGGATCTGTTTCCATGTTATCTAGGGGTAAATTTGAAGTGACTGGAGAGCTAACACACATCTGTGATGGACTTGAAGCCCATTTCCCTTTTGAAATTTCTGTCAAAGTATATGAAGCTTCAAAACTAATGCCTGAAGTCTTAAAACTAGAGGCTATACCTCTTTCTCATCTGTGGCCAAAAACATTCAAGATGAAACCTCCAGAAGGACAGGATATTGGACTGTGCTTCATTAGCTCTCCTCAAAGGTACAACCCCTCAAATCATCAAGACGCTTCTGCCGACTTTCTTTTTGTTCCTAGTCTAAATGGCATGTGGGCCTGCTGGTGTGGATCCAACTCATTATCGGCGAATAAGGGAGATCGCAAATGTTTGGTGGCATAATAGGAATTGATCCTCAGTGAAGTATCACCACTGATTTTGGTGGATTCAGCCATATCATCTGGCATCTCTTGACAAATATTCATTTCACTTACCAGCAATTGAACCGGCTTAACAACTTATCcctaaaaataaatgcatgCGAGTGCTTATGGAGTTTAATATCTTTTTGTCGACTACAGACTGCAGCTATGTGCTTGAAGcttatatgaatttatttatgtgcctTCTCTTGTTTATTTGCAGACCAAATGGGAATTCTGATCATCTcctgaaaaatatttcttctcATATTGGGTTACGAACCAAGATTGGTGCTGCTGAGTTGCTGATATTCTCATCCAAATTGCTTACCCAAGAATATCAAAGTATGTTTCCATGATCCTTTCGGTGTCCCATTTCCATTATAACCCATGACACGAATCCCTCCATAACTGACCAATGCTTGGACTTGTATGCTTATACAAACCGATACATGCATTTCCTTTGCAAAGTTATTATATGTGGTAATCTTATTTGTTtgagtgtttttttaacttgatCTTTTTGTATTACCAGTTTTTGGTTTGTCCCTGCTGAATGTTAAGTAGTATGCAGGtagatttatcatctaattttTCTGTACATACCAATTTAACAGGAAAATGTGGTCAGTGCTACTTTTGGGGTGTTTTCCGAGAGCTGCACAGATCCAGGCATTCTCTTGATGTCCCCCCTGGTTTCACAAAAGCTAACCGTCTCCCTCATACAGGGGAAACTACTGAACCTTGCATAGATCCTTCTGGCAGCAAGGCTTTGGACAGCCCTCCAGGATTTCCTCTTGATATTCCTCCAGGCTTTACTGAAGCCCAGCGTCAACCCATAGTAATCCCTGGATTTACTAAACTGCTTGAGGTGAAACAAGAGCCTGGGTTGCCGCCATCGGAGAACATAGCATCAACTGGAAAAGCAAATGAAATTAAAAGTAAGCATGATGAGGTACAACATGGTTCCCATCCTAGATATTTTAGTAATCCCATCCTTTCTAATTATCTTTACTTTCGTTTTTCTAATACTACATTTTATTGCCCTTTAACCATTGCCAATTTGCCTGGTATCACATTCCAGTTCGCTGCTGACAGGCAGAAAACTATACTCCCTGATTTTTGTGCAAAACATGATGAAAATGGTATCAGATTTTCTCCTACATGAAATGTTCTCTTGCCAGATCTTGATTTGCCCGacaatatttttcttgctGTTTCATTGATTGAACACTTAAAAATCCTTTTGATCCCTTGTAATATTTGTTTCTGGCTTTCAATCAAGCAGAGTATCATTTTGTTGTTTGCGGTATCAATCGTTAGCATATTTTGCTTAAAACATATcgtggtaaaaatattttccagtAACTTTGAGAAGAATGTTATCAGCAAATGCATCAGAAATAAGCGTGTTTATGCAATTTAAGTAAATATGAAGTTATAGGCTTACTTCCCAATGCCTTTTTGTTTGTGCATAGAGTTTCCAATGATCTTCTGTGTTTGCGCCTTCCCAATGTATTGACTTTCTTTCCATCTGAACAATGTATTAATCTCACTTGTGCTTAGCTgatattccctccgtttcataatataagatatttgacttttttattgactatttgtcttatttaaaaattatagaaatatcatttattttgcttgtgacttaggccgcgttcggcaccAGCAGTAAGATATCTAACTCCTCTTTTTTCCACACGCatgtttcccgaactgctaaacggtgtattttttacgaaaattttctataggaaagttattttaaaaaatcagattagtctattttattttttttaataattaacaattgattaatcatgtactaatttatactACATTTTCTGCACCGGGTAACTAACCCACCTCCCACCAACTAACGAGCGCAgccttactttattatcaaaagaatttaagcatggcttgtcattttttatatt from Oryza brachyantha chromosome 3, ObraRS2, whole genome shotgun sequence carries:
- the LOC102721432 gene encoding uncharacterized protein LOC102721432, producing MESVELECGDISASQEELLARSSFLNGGDDDEVFSTPPTTQEDAITMCTLPFTQSPAPSPSPAPAPEPEPAATPRTIPVCSSSSEDGGQDDEMGDAVKQRRRLGVCKRKVRGARIRTPTPSPNRAAAEVEEHRNDDPLHKAVLMIPTRDCTPGIIPVDLLALARQRGLF
- the LOC102703569 gene encoding uncharacterized protein LOC102703569 isoform X2, yielding MAHAARPLGGQPRNPSPAPARLRAAAEDAGLRDAPPRAAKKDTACPTCGDRIGSENVIRCQCKKSPEHEKHEVYHANDAMLEAKGFSRPNSSRKKRMHKSPGGTYSKPDARVKIIPAEEITYVRHGKLYGKTVGSAGLQKRHCRRSVTPPPSSRKVSLVTPTVANQKPTTPVSPAASCISWPERAENGHSVATPCLSPNWTGTTENCRSLDTACISPNWPGTAENGHSLVGGYMTNSLTTQIASLLKRPSPICRAVLSQPSGTSLRTEATAPKNLSRSDSREAFVKSCSSRALHCRGQSSTVPPSGLQKEAVINPLSSSPAHVLAAHSTIVSPGTNAEPSTESFCAPGNENSPTNCNLGTLQCQGTRTAVAPSVQKTLTMEPVPSPKSVLSEKPNEACPDTASRPPSRPNLFDGKCMLGSLQSEAIIPPTQSPQSTSHARCVELSEDFEAVPSTKSHISTEKQTNQETPITCNVSSDTPVILHTKLHKKHYQPEACWKGKFEVTGELTHICDGLEAHFPFEISVKVYEASKLMPEVLKLEAIPLSHLWPKTFKMKPPEGQDIGLCFISSPQRPNGNSDHLLKNISSHIGLRTKIGAAELLIFSSKLLTQEYQRKCGQCYFWGVFRELHRSRHSLDVPPGFTKANRLPHTGETTEPCIDPSGSKALDSPPGFPLDIPPGFTEAQRQPIVIPGFTKLLEVKQEPGLPPSENIASTGKANEIKSSNRAGRKLRGAIASEDPASF
- the LOC102703569 gene encoding uncharacterized protein LOC102703569 isoform X1 yields the protein MAHAARPLGGQPRNPSPAPARLRAAAEDAGLRDAPPRAAKKDTACPTCGDRIGSENVIRCQCKKSPEHEKHEVYHANDAMLEAKGFSRPNSSRKKRMHKSPGGTYSKPDARVKIIPAEEITYVRHGKLYGKTVGSAGLQKRHCRRSVTPPPSSRKVSLVTPTVANQKPTTPVSPAASCISWPERAENGHSVATPCLSPNWTGTTENCRSLDTACISPNWPGTAENGHSLVGGYMTNSLTTQIASLLKRPSPICRAVLSQPSGTSLRTEATAPKNLSRSDSREAFVKSCSSRALHCRGQSSTVPPSGLQKEAVINPLSSSPAHVLAAHSTIVSPGTNAEPSTESFCAPGNENSPTNCNLGTLQCQGTRTAVAPSVQKTLTMEPVPSPKSVLSEKPNEACPDTASRPPSRPNLFDGKCMLGSLQSEAIIPPTQSPQSTSHARCVELSEDFEAVPSTKSHISTEKQTNQETPITCNVSSDTPVILHTKLHKKHYQPEACWKGKFEVTGELTHICDGLEAHFPFEISVKVYEASKLMPEVLKLEAIPLSHLWPKTFKMKPPEGQDIGLCFISSPQRPNGNSDHLLKNISSHIGLRTKIGAAELLIFSSKLLTQEYQRKCGQCYFWGVFRELHRSRHSLDVPPGFTKANRLPHTGETTEPCIDPSGSKALDSPPGFPLDIPPGFTEAQRQPIVIPGFTKLLEVKQEPGLPPSENIASTGKANEIKSKHDEVQHGSHPRYFSNPILSNYLYFRFSNTTFYCPLTIANLPGITFQFAADRQKTILPDFCAKHDENGIRFSPT